Proteins from a single region of Budorcas taxicolor isolate Tak-1 chromosome 11, Takin1.1, whole genome shotgun sequence:
- the GPR21 gene encoding probable G-protein coupled receptor 21 — protein MNSTLDGNQSSHSFCLLAFGYLETVNFCLLEVLIIVFLTVLIISGNIIVIFVFHCAPLLNHHTTSYFIQTMAYADLLVGVSCLVPSLSLLHHPLPVEESLTCQVFGFVVSVLKSVSMASLACISIDRYIAVTKPLTYNTLVTPWRLRLCIFLIWLYSTLVFLPSFFHWGKPGYHGDVFQWCAESWHTDPYFTLFIVMMLYAPAALIVCFTYFNIFRICQQHTKEINERQARFSSQSGETGEVQACSDKRYAVVLFRITSVFYILWLPYIIYFLLESSTGHSNRFASFLTTWLAISNSFCNCVIYSLSNSVFQRGLKRLSGAMCTSCASQMVAKDPYTVRSKGPLNGFHV, from the coding sequence ATGAACTCTACCTTGGATGGTAATCAGAGCAGCCACTCTTTTTGCCTCTTGGCATTTGGCTACTTGGAAACTGTCAATTTTTGCCTTTTGGAAGTATTGATTATTGTCTTTCTAACTGTGTTGATTATTTCTGGCAACATCATTGTGATTTTTGTATTTCACTGTGCACCTTTGTTGAACCACCATACTACGAGTTACTTTATCCAGACTATGGCATATGCTGACCTCTTAGTTGGGGTAAGCTGCCTGGTCCCTTCTTTATCACTCCTCCACCACCCGCTGCCAGTAGAGGAGTCCTTGACTTGCCAGGTATTTGGTTTTGTAGTATCAGTTCTGAAGAGTGTCTCCATGGCCTCTCTGGCCTGTATCAGCATTGATAGATATATTGCTGTCACTAAACCTTTAACCTATAATACCCTGGTTACGCCCTGGAGGCTACGTCTGTGTATTTTCCTGATTTGGCTATATTCCACCCTGgtcttcctgccttccttcttcCACTGGGGCAAACCTGGATATCATGGAGATGTGTTTCAGTGGTGTGCGGAGTCCTGGCACACCGACCCCTACTTCACCCTGTTCATCGTGATGATGTTGTATGCCCCAGCAGCCCTCATTGTGTGCTTCACCTATTTCAACATCTTCCGCATCTGCCAACAGCACACAAAGGAAATCAACGAAAGGCAAGCCCGCTTCAGCAGCCAGAGTGGGGAGACTGGGGAGGTGCAGGCTTGTTCTGATAAGCGTTATGCCGTGGTCCTGTTCCGAATTACTAGTGTATTTTACATCCTCTGGTTGCCATACATCATCTACTTCTTACTGGAGAGCTCTACTGGCCACAGCAACCGCTTCGCATCCTTCTTGACCACCTGGCTTGCTATTAGTAATAGTTTCTGTAACTGTGTCATTTATAGTCTTTCCAACAGTGTCTTCCAAAGAGGACTAAAGCGCCTATCAGGGGCCATGTGTACTTCTTGTGCAAGTCAGATGGTAGCTAAGGACCCTTACACAGTTCGGAGCAAAGGCCCTCTTAATGGATTTCATGTCTGA